From a region of the Candidatus Zixiibacteriota bacterium genome:
- the ahpC gene encoding alkyl hydroperoxide reductase subunit C, protein MVQINQPAPAFDLEAYQNNNITRVKLAELRGKWVILFFYPADFTFVCPTELAEMADNYDTFKSMNAEVLSASTDTVFVHKAWHDSSVAIGKIGFPMMADPTGSLSRNYGVMIEAEGLALRGTFIIDPDGVVKSFEVNDNSIGRSAGELIRKLQAAQFVREHGGEVCPASWRPGAKTLKPGLDLVGKI, encoded by the coding sequence ATGGTACAGATTAACCAACCGGCCCCAGCTTTTGACCTGGAAGCCTACCAAAATAACAATATCACCCGAGTAAAACTCGCGGAGCTGCGTGGTAAGTGGGTGATCTTATTTTTCTACCCGGCGGATTTCACTTTTGTATGTCCGACCGAACTGGCGGAAATGGCCGATAATTATGACACCTTTAAAAGCATGAACGCCGAGGTGCTCAGCGCCTCGACCGACACCGTGTTTGTACACAAGGCCTGGCATGACTCGTCTGTGGCCATCGGAAAAATCGGTTTCCCGATGATGGCCGATCCCACCGGCAGCCTGAGTCGTAATTATGGTGTGATGATCGAGGCGGAAGGACTCGCTTTGCGAGGTACATTCATCATTGACCCGGATGGCGTAGTCAAGTCGTTTGAGGTCAACGACAATTCCATCGGACGCAGTGCCGGTGAATTAATTCGTAAGTTGCAGGCGGCCCAATTTGTGCGTGAACATGGGGGAGAGGTTTGCCCGGCCAGTTGGCGACCGGGAGCAAAAACGCTCAAACCCGGCCTAGATTTGGTCGGTAAAATATAG
- the rpsB gene encoding 30S ribosomal protein S2 has translation MISPRVKELLEAGVHFGHQTRRWNPKMKPFIFTARNGIYIIDLQKTVTAVDRATAKVREVVQRGRSILMVGTKKQAKEVINVEAGRCGAFYVTERWLGGMLTNFDTIKNSIKKLKDIEKMHEDGRIEKFTKKEQAKLDNEAEKLRRVLGGIKDMNFLPGLVIVVDARKEKIAVAEARRLGIPIIAIVDTNADPDLIDFPIAGNDDSIKSIRVLIRHLVEAANEAKQSVTQREIEAAVDEDREVKPTVYVSEDDQDTDESETES, from the coding sequence ATGATCTCCCCAAGAGTAAAAGAATTACTCGAAGCCGGGGTCCATTTCGGTCATCAGACCCGCCGTTGGAACCCCAAAATGAAGCCGTTTATCTTCACGGCTCGCAACGGCATCTACATTATTGACCTGCAAAAAACCGTTACCGCCGTTGACCGTGCTACCGCCAAGGTGCGCGAGGTCGTCCAGCGCGGTCGGTCCATCCTGATGGTGGGCACCAAGAAACAGGCCAAGGAAGTGATCAATGTCGAAGCCGGTCGTTGTGGCGCATTCTACGTCACTGAACGGTGGCTCGGCGGCATGCTGACCAACTTCGATACCATCAAGAACTCGATCAAAAAGCTCAAAGATATCGAGAAAATGCACGAGGACGGCCGGATCGAGAAGTTCACCAAGAAAGAACAGGCTAAACTGGACAACGAAGCCGAGAAGCTTCGCCGTGTTCTTGGCGGCATCAAAGATATGAATTTCCTCCCCGGTTTAGTCATAGTAGTGGATGCCCGCAAAGAGAAGATTGCGGTGGCTGAAGCACGTCGCCTCGGCATTCCGATCATTGCTATTGTCGATACCAATGCCGATCCGGATTTGATCGATTTCCCGATTGCCGGTAACGATGATTCCATCAAGTCGATTCGTGTGCTGATTCGTCACCTGGTCGAGGCCGCCAACGAGGCCAAGCAGTCCGTGACGCAGCGCGAAATCGAAGCTGCGGTCGATGAGGACCGCGAGGTCAAACCGACCGTGTATGTTAGTGAAGATGATCAAGACACCGATGAGAGTGAAACAGAAAGCTAA
- the mtnA gene encoding S-methyl-5-thioribose-1-phosphate isomerase, protein MHVEAIKTFDHTLLLLAQTRLPAEFTYLELADYHEVIEAIKRLDVRGAPAIGIAAAYGLGLAVEQAGKTDWAAIDKLAREIKAARPTAVNLAWAVDRVMERVRAENSTDLETIVELIWSEARAIHEEDRLMCDDIGRHGAELIQSGDTILTHCNAGALATGGSGTALAVIYECHKQGKKIKVYADETRPLLQGARLTSWELQQAGIDVTLICDSVAAMLMQQGKIDHVIVGTDRIAANGDFANKIGTYSVAVNAARHNVPFYVAAPESTIDEHSPTGADIIIEERSEEEVTCGFGTRTAPLGISVYNPAFDVTPADLVSYYIYNTGLRKGPRCDRK, encoded by the coding sequence ATGCACGTCGAGGCAATAAAGACTTTCGATCATACTTTATTATTACTGGCTCAGACCCGACTCCCCGCTGAGTTCACCTACCTGGAACTGGCTGATTACCATGAAGTGATTGAAGCGATCAAGCGGCTCGATGTCCGTGGCGCACCGGCGATAGGTATTGCTGCCGCCTATGGTTTGGGACTGGCTGTGGAACAGGCCGGGAAGACTGATTGGGCGGCCATCGATAAGCTGGCTCGGGAGATTAAGGCCGCACGACCGACAGCCGTTAATTTGGCCTGGGCGGTTGACCGGGTTATGGAACGAGTGCGGGCTGAAAACTCAACCGATCTAGAAACGATTGTCGAATTAATCTGGTCCGAGGCGAGGGCTATCCACGAAGAAGATCGCCTTATGTGTGACGATATCGGCCGCCATGGAGCGGAGTTGATACAATCCGGCGATACTATTCTGACCCATTGCAACGCCGGGGCTTTGGCCACCGGCGGTTCCGGCACAGCCCTGGCGGTTATTTATGAATGTCACAAGCAAGGCAAGAAGATCAAAGTTTACGCCGATGAAACCCGTCCTTTGCTTCAGGGCGCCCGATTGACTTCCTGGGAGCTCCAACAGGCCGGTATCGACGTGACCCTGATTTGCGACAGCGTAGCGGCCATGTTGATGCAGCAGGGGAAAATAGACCATGTAATAGTAGGCACCGACCGGATTGCCGCCAACGGCGATTTTGCTAATAAAATCGGGACTTATTCGGTAGCCGTTAATGCCGCTCGGCACAACGTACCTTTTTATGTAGCAGCGCCGGAATCGACGATCGATGAACATTCCCCGACCGGAGCCGATATAATAATAGAGGAACGATCCGAGGAAGAAGTCACCTGCGGATTTGGAACACGAACTGCACCGCTCGGTATTTCGGTTTACAATCCGGCTTTTGATGTGACACCGGCCGACCTGGTATCATATTATATTTACAACACCGGTCTCAGGAAAGGCCCGCGTTGCGATAGAAAATGA
- the rpsI gene encoding 30S ribosomal protein S9, protein MEQTSITATGRRKEAVASVELKPGKGAFVVNGKQINDYLLRESVINHALAPLGLADMLSHYDVRCRACGGGITGQAGAIRLAVARALIQINPDLRATFRQKGMLTRDPREVERKKYGQPKARKRFQYSKR, encoded by the coding sequence ATGGAACAGACTTCAATCACGGCAACCGGTCGTCGTAAAGAGGCTGTCGCCAGTGTGGAGTTGAAACCGGGTAAAGGCGCCTTTGTCGTCAACGGTAAGCAGATAAATGATTATCTGCTGCGTGAGTCGGTGATCAATCATGCGCTGGCTCCGCTGGGATTGGCTGATATGCTCAGCCATTACGATGTCCGTTGTCGGGCTTGTGGCGGTGGTATCACCGGGCAGGCCGGCGCGATTCGACTTGCCGTGGCTCGGGCTTTGATTCAGATCAATCCCGATCTGCGTGCCACCTTCCGCCAAAAAGGTATGCTTACTCGCGATCCGCGTGAAGTGGAACGCAAGAAGTACGGCCAGCCGAAGGCCAGAAAACGGTTCCAGTACTCCAAGCGTTAA
- a CDS encoding SprT-like domain-containing protein produces the protein MNKRQKKALYHANYDLFTTPPPPVMPQVPGYPAGVETESGLIPRPKLPSEAGLREMFDRFNDLYFEGQLPRVKIEYSDRMLAAGMYLPSAKIIRIGRRYHNLYPEELADTLKHEMIHIIHIKHDAAFKAEARRIGASIRARSHPDLRRPPKYVYECPVCGREYPRQKRLRMASCGVCTSGRKFDKRFKLRLKYSVIRPN, from the coding sequence ATGAATAAACGTCAGAAAAAAGCGCTCTATCACGCGAACTACGATCTCTTTACGACGCCGCCTCCGCCGGTGATGCCTCAAGTCCCCGGCTATCCGGCTGGAGTCGAAACTGAATCCGGGTTAATACCTCGCCCGAAACTTCCTTCCGAAGCTGGCTTGCGTGAAATGTTCGACCGCTTCAACGACCTTTATTTCGAGGGACAACTTCCGCGCGTTAAAATCGAATACTCTGACCGTATGCTGGCCGCCGGAATGTATTTGCCTTCGGCCAAAATCATCAGAATCGGTCGTCGCTATCACAACCTCTATCCCGAAGAATTGGCCGATACTCTCAAGCATGAGATGATTCATATCATCCATATTAAACATGATGCTGCTTTCAAGGCAGAAGCCCGCCGAATCGGAGCCTCGATCCGGGCTCGGTCTCATCCTGATTTGCGCCGCCCGCCTAAATATGTTTACGAATGTCCCGTTTGCGGGCGAGAATATCCTCGCCAGAAACGATTGCGTATGGCCTCGTGCGGTGTTTGTACCAGCGGTCGCAAGTTCGATAAGCGATTTAAACTACGTCTTAAGTACAGTGTAATTCGTCCTAATTAA
- a CDS encoding CBS domain-containing protein has product MNVRDKLESKSRELITCPPDTTIINAMNLMLENEIGCLPVQGQAGDLLGLVSDKDIFKAVFENQDAYKELTVKDIMAEDMVVGVPSDDIDYMAALMTKNNIRHVPIMENKKLIGIISAGDVVRARMKSIVAENRYLKMYMEGTNMH; this is encoded by the coding sequence ATGAACGTACGGGATAAACTGGAATCCAAATCGCGCGAGCTCATCACTTGCCCCCCGGATACCACTATTATCAACGCGATGAACCTGATGCTCGAAAACGAGATCGGATGTCTGCCGGTTCAGGGTCAGGCCGGTGATCTGCTGGGACTGGTCAGCGACAAAGACATTTTCAAAGCCGTTTTCGAAAATCAGGACGCCTACAAGGAATTGACTGTCAAGGACATCATGGCCGAGGATATGGTCGTGGGCGTACCCTCGGACGACATCGACTACATGGCGGCGCTGATGACCAAAAACAACATCCGCCATGTCCCGATCATGGAAAACAAGAAGTTGATCGGGATCATTTCAGCCGGAGATGTGGTTCGAGCCAGGATGAAGAGTATCGTGGCCGAGAACCGCTATCTCAAAATGTATATGGAAGGCACGAACATGCATTAA
- the tsf gene encoding translation elongation factor Ts: MEITAKMVQELRNKTGAGMMDCKKALNQANGDMEAAIKVLRESGIAKAAKKVGRETAEGVIATYVHPGDKLGVMVEINCETDFVARTDQFKEFARDIAMHIAASDPLVVSRDEVDTSTLESEKEIYRQQAIKDGKPEKIIDKIVDGRVEKYYSEVALLEQPFVKDDDKTVQDVVNAMIASLGENMQIKRFARFRLGG, from the coding sequence ATGGAAATAACAGCGAAAATGGTACAGGAACTGCGCAATAAGACCGGCGCAGGCATGATGGACTGTAAAAAGGCCCTGAACCAGGCCAACGGCGATATGGAAGCCGCCATCAAGGTGTTGCGCGAATCCGGTATCGCCAAGGCCGCCAAGAAAGTCGGTCGTGAAACGGCCGAAGGGGTTATCGCGACCTACGTACATCCCGGCGACAAGCTCGGCGTCATGGTCGAAATCAACTGCGAAACCGACTTCGTCGCACGCACCGACCAGTTCAAAGAGTTCGCTCGCGACATCGCTATGCACATTGCCGCTTCCGATCCGCTCGTGGTTTCCCGCGATGAGGTGGATACCTCCACCCTCGAATCCGAGAAAGAGATCTACCGCCAGCAGGCAATTAAAGACGGCAAGCCCGAGAAGATCATCGACAAAATCGTTGACGGTCGTGTCGAGAAATACTACTCTGAAGTGGCTTTGCTTGAGCAGCCCTTTGTAAAGGATGATGACAAAACAGTACAGGACGTGGTCAATGCAATGATCGCATCGCTTGGCGAAAACATGCAGATCAAGCGGTTTGCCCGCTTCCGCCTGGGTGGCTGA
- the frr gene encoding ribosome recycling factor: MTQDEIYKDTKDRMQKSVEAVVREFGAVRTGKASIHLLDTVKVEAYGTTMPINQVATISAPEPRLLIVQAFDKTTVGDIVKGIQKADLGLNPMVDGQTIRLPIPALNEERRKELVKQCKNLAEDGRVAVRNVRRDANDKIKKAQKDKEISEDQEKDSLVEIQKMTDETIKKIDELLEKKEKEMMEV, from the coding sequence ATGACTCAGGACGAAATCTACAAAGATACCAAAGACCGCATGCAGAAATCAGTCGAAGCTGTCGTGCGCGAATTCGGCGCCGTCCGCACCGGTAAGGCTTCGATCCATCTCCTCGACACGGTGAAAGTGGAGGCTTATGGAACCACCATGCCGATAAACCAGGTCGCCACTATTTCCGCTCCGGAACCACGACTTCTGATTGTCCAGGCTTTCGATAAAACCACCGTCGGCGATATTGTCAAGGGGATCCAGAAAGCCGACCTTGGATTAAACCCGATGGTTGACGGTCAGACCATCCGTTTGCCCATTCCGGCTCTTAACGAGGAACGCCGCAAGGAACTCGTGAAACAGTGTAAGAATCTTGCCGAGGACGGCCGGGTTGCCGTGCGTAACGTTCGTCGTGATGCCAACGACAAGATCAAGAAAGCTCAGAAGGACAAGGAAATCTCCGAGGATCAGGAAAAGGATTCTCTGGTCGAGATTCAGAAAATGACCGATGAGACGATCAAGAAGATCGATGAGTTGCTGGAGAAAAAGGAGAAGGAAATGATGGAGGTCTGA
- a CDS encoding secondary thiamine-phosphate synthase enzyme YjbQ → MVHTEEIMLGTDHPGDIVDLTEELNRLIRQSGVTAGTVTVFCPGSTGVITTIEHEPGMLKDLPELLEKLIPSDRPYHHDDTWHDGNGFSHLRAALIGPDITVPIVAGQITLGTWQQVVFLECDNKPRQRRLVVQILGE, encoded by the coding sequence ATGGTTCATACCGAAGAAATAATGCTTGGCACCGATCACCCCGGAGATATCGTTGATCTGACCGAAGAACTCAATCGATTGATTCGACAGTCCGGCGTCACGGCCGGAACGGTAACGGTTTTTTGTCCCGGTTCCACCGGGGTGATTACCACGATCGAACATGAACCGGGAATGCTGAAGGATCTCCCGGAACTGCTGGAGAAATTGATTCCTTCGGATCGTCCTTATCACCATGACGACACCTGGCATGACGGGAACGGATTCTCTCATCTGCGAGCGGCCCTGATCGGTCCGGATATAACCGTCCCCATCGTAGCGGGTCAAATTACACTAGGCACCTGGCAACAAGTGGTGTTCCTTGAATGTGACAACAAACCCAGGCAGCGTCGTCTGGTGGTTCAGATTTTGGGAGAATAA
- a CDS encoding phosphatidate cytidylyltransferase: protein MSKNLIARIAVAAVAIPIILWICYEGGAWLFGMLLLFAAIGAIEFFLGEGSKPTGGLFWIGLLTVAVNFAVISGACLGRFCPAETIRGAFGSLGMVVPSLFFFTFTAMILAVGKEPPSELFKRHSRIVWGVLYLSLLYPMVYRVGHGYADISGGNWLLFLFGLLWVGDTAAMWTGMAIGKHKLAPAVSPNKTIEGFIGGIAGALAVTVLMYFWKFNSFSFGHLLAIGAGCSVCGQLGDLVESMWKRSLGIKDSSALIPGHGGVLDRFDSLLFAAPFMYFYLRLLA, encoded by the coding sequence ATGAGCAAGAATCTGATTGCGCGTATTGCGGTCGCGGCCGTGGCGATTCCGATTATTTTGTGGATTTGCTATGAGGGGGGAGCCTGGCTGTTCGGAATGCTGCTTTTGTTCGCTGCTATTGGAGCGATAGAGTTTTTCCTCGGTGAAGGGAGCAAACCGACCGGGGGACTTTTCTGGATCGGTCTGCTGACCGTAGCCGTCAATTTCGCGGTAATATCCGGAGCCTGCTTAGGGCGATTCTGTCCGGCTGAGACGATTCGCGGGGCATTCGGCAGTCTGGGTATGGTTGTTCCCAGTTTGTTCTTTTTCACGTTTACGGCGATGATACTGGCGGTAGGTAAAGAGCCGCCTTCGGAACTGTTCAAGCGGCACAGCCGGATCGTATGGGGTGTGCTTTATCTGTCGTTGTTGTATCCGATGGTTTATCGGGTCGGTCATGGTTATGCCGATATCTCCGGCGGTAACTGGCTGTTGTTCCTGTTCGGTTTACTTTGGGTCGGGGATACGGCTGCGATGTGGACCGGCATGGCCATCGGCAAACACAAGCTGGCTCCGGCGGTATCACCCAATAAAACGATCGAGGGATTTATCGGCGGAATCGCAGGTGCGCTGGCCGTTACGGTTTTAATGTATTTCTGGAAATTCAATTCCTTCTCCTTTGGCCATTTATTGGCGATTGGAGCGGGGTGCTCAGTATGCGGCCAGTTGGGGGATCTGGTCGAATCGATGTGGAAACGCTCGCTTGGAATCAAAGACTCCTCAGCCCTGATCCCCGGCCACGGGGGTGTGCTGGATCGTTTCGACTCACTTCTCTTCGCAGCGCCGTTCATGTATTTCTATCTGCGCCTGTTGGCATGA
- a CDS encoding AMP-binding protein, whose amino-acid sequence MAEIDSIVSRFSRIASEYRDKPVLLAEGGLGKAWTYGEVLSRVKRIAGGLVASDLVDENGIGLMSENCPEWPIAYLSILTAGATVVPIDANLRPEEISYIIGHSRIRTVIASPVTARTLKDLRLGLNIFVITDDQPESWNQLHDHEPIEGLIADNPQAALIYTSGTTGAPKAVQLSHKNLLANVDGIQLILKIHDHDRFYSILPLHHTFEATAGFILPILSGASIIYARSLKSRDILEDIGRTKCTLMIGVPLLFEKMHHNFIKRISEVPKHQQVMFQTFMAASRIGWKLGGRPGKRLFRPLRRKAGLDSIRIFCSGGAPLPPHISEFFNMLGFDFLQGYGMTEASPVISVNRPENIEFGSVGPPIGNVEVRIDNPTSDGIGEIVVRGDSVTSGYKDNPKLTEELICDGWLHTGDLGRMYNGHIWITGRGKNVIVSAAGKNIYPEELEEKLLESDLVMEAIVFGRNRETRQGEEVRALIVPNMESIATRFGISETTRNPEKIREIFRDVIAGVNQRVAEFKRISAFDLQFEELAKTSTRKVKRYLYS is encoded by the coding sequence ATGGCAGAAATAGATAGCATTGTAAGCAGGTTTTCTCGTATTGCATCCGAATACCGCGATAAACCGGTACTCCTTGCCGAAGGCGGATTGGGTAAAGCCTGGACTTATGGTGAGGTTCTCTCTCGTGTCAAGCGAATTGCCGGTGGGCTGGTAGCTTCGGATTTAGTAGATGAAAATGGAATCGGCCTGATGTCGGAGAATTGTCCCGAATGGCCAATTGCCTATCTGTCTATTCTTACCGCCGGGGCTACGGTAGTGCCCATAGATGCCAATTTGAGACCGGAGGAAATATCATATATTATCGGTCACTCCCGCATCAGGACGGTTATTGCCTCACCCGTTACGGCTCGAACGTTAAAGGACCTTCGACTTGGCCTGAATATCTTCGTTATAACCGATGATCAGCCTGAAAGCTGGAATCAACTCCACGACCATGAGCCTATAGAGGGTTTAATCGCGGACAACCCCCAGGCTGCTTTAATCTATACCTCCGGAACTACCGGGGCGCCTAAAGCTGTACAGCTATCACATAAGAATCTTCTGGCTAATGTCGACGGTATCCAGTTAATCTTAAAAATACACGACCACGATCGATTTTACTCCATTCTGCCTTTGCATCATACATTTGAAGCAACGGCCGGATTTATTTTACCGATTCTTTCGGGGGCAAGTATCATTTATGCCCGTTCTTTGAAGTCGCGTGATATTCTCGAAGATATCGGACGGACTAAATGTACACTTATGATAGGTGTTCCACTTCTTTTCGAGAAGATGCACCACAATTTCATCAAGAGAATTTCCGAAGTCCCCAAACATCAGCAGGTCATGTTTCAGACTTTCATGGCTGCTTCCAGAATTGGCTGGAAATTGGGCGGCAGGCCGGGCAAGAGGCTCTTTCGACCGTTGCGCCGGAAAGCCGGACTGGACTCTATCCGGATTTTCTGCTCAGGGGGAGCACCGCTCCCGCCGCATATTTCTGAATTCTTCAATATGCTTGGTTTCGATTTTCTGCAAGGTTACGGTATGACCGAAGCCTCGCCGGTGATTTCAGTCAATCGTCCGGAAAATATCGAATTCGGGTCGGTGGGGCCGCCAATTGGTAATGTCGAGGTTCGTATCGATAATCCCACTTCCGATGGGATCGGGGAGATAGTAGTTCGAGGTGATAGTGTTACCAGCGGTTATAAGGACAATCCCAAATTGACCGAGGAGTTAATTTGCGACGGTTGGTTGCACACCGGTGATCTGGGGCGGATGTACAACGGGCATATCTGGATTACAGGACGAGGCAAAAACGTGATTGTATCAGCGGCCGGAAAAAATATCTATCCGGAAGAACTGGAGGAAAAACTTCTGGAATCTGATCTCGTGATGGAAGCGATTGTTTTTGGCCGTAATCGTGAGACGCGTCAGGGGGAGGAGGTCCGAGCTCTAATCGTGCCTAACATGGAATCTATAGCGACTCGCTTTGGCATTTCTGAAACAACTCGCAATCCCGAGAAAATTAGAGAGATATTCCGCGATGTCATCGCCGGAGTGAATCAGCGAGTGGCCGAATTCAAGCGTATTTCAGCCTTTGATCTCCAGTTCGAAGAACTGGCGAAGACCTCCACCCGAAAGGTTAAGCGATACCTGTATAGCTAA
- the pyrH gene encoding UMP kinase, which translates to MDGDDSPLAFKRILLKLSGEALMGPEGFGIHTRTVQFICSEIKKIKDLGVEIGIVVGGGNIFRGLNASERGMDRVTADHMGMLATVINSLALMDNLEQMGIFTRVMSGVQMEDFAEPYIRRRAIRHMEKGRLVIFAAGTGRPYFSTDTAASLRAMECGAELLIKATNVDGVYSADPKKFKDAEFYPRLSYMDVLTQGLRVIDSTAISLLMENRIPLRVVDLKTPDNLIRVVCGEEIGSLISYNGL; encoded by the coding sequence ATGGACGGAGACGACTCTCCTCTAGCGTTTAAACGCATCCTGCTAAAACTGTCCGGTGAAGCGCTTATGGGTCCCGAGGGATTCGGGATCCATACGCGGACCGTTCAGTTCATTTGCTCTGAAATCAAGAAAATTAAAGACCTCGGGGTGGAAATAGGCATCGTTGTAGGCGGCGGCAACATCTTCCGCGGGCTCAATGCCTCCGAGCGGGGGATGGATCGTGTCACCGCCGATCACATGGGTATGCTTGCAACCGTAATTAATTCTCTCGCCCTGATGGACAATCTGGAGCAAATGGGCATTTTCACACGGGTAATGTCCGGGGTTCAGATGGAGGATTTCGCCGAACCGTACATCCGCCGTCGAGCCATTCGTCACATGGAAAAGGGCCGCCTGGTCATTTTCGCGGCCGGGACCGGAAGACCTTATTTCAGCACTGATACCGCCGCCTCCTTACGTGCGATGGAATGCGGGGCCGAGTTGCTGATCAAGGCCACCAATGTCGATGGCGTCTATTCCGCGGACCCCAAAAAGTTCAAGGATGCCGAGTTCTACCCGCGACTAAGTTATATGGATGTGTTGACTCAGGGACTGCGGGTGATTGATTCCACCGCTATTTCACTCCTTATGGAAAATCGCATACCCTTACGTGTAGTCGATTTAAAAACGCCGGATAATCTTATCCGAGTCGTTTGCGGTGAAGAAATCGGCTCACTTATTTCGTATAATGGCTTATAA
- the rplM gene encoding 50S ribosomal protein L13 — protein sequence MNTFMPKVDSNRRKWWLVDLDGAVMGRVATRVAMILRGKHTPLFTPHMDTGDHVVVVNAAKMRVTGANKPRQLSYYRYSGYPGGLRTTTYEELVKNKPDEAFRLSVRRMLPKNRLGRKMYKKLHVYAGAEHPHFAQKPEKLNV from the coding sequence ATGAATACGTTTATGCCAAAAGTTGATTCCAACCGTCGCAAGTGGTGGCTGGTTGATTTGGATGGGGCGGTCATGGGCCGCGTTGCCACCCGGGTTGCGATGATTCTGAGAGGCAAGCACACGCCGTTGTTCACGCCCCACATGGATACCGGGGATCATGTGGTAGTAGTCAACGCCGCCAAGATGCGGGTTACCGGCGCTAATAAACCGCGCCAGTTGTCTTACTATCGCTATTCCGGTTATCCGGGTGGTTTGCGGACCACTACTTATGAGGAGTTGGTTAAGAACAAGCCCGATGAGGCCTTTCGTCTCTCGGTGCGGCGTATGTTGCCCAAGAACCGGCTGGGACGGAAGATGTACAAGAAGCTTCACGTCTATGCCGGTGCGGAGCATCCGCATTTCGCTCAGAAACCGGAAAAACTTAACGTCTAA
- a CDS encoding isoprenyl transferase — translation MTDEIEQLQRRILENRGTIPTHVAIIMDGNGRWAAMRDKPRTYGHEAGVKAVKEVVSAAGEIGVKYLTLYTFSVENWKRPREEVAALMSLLTRTTRREIKELMESDVKLITTGRINGLSATRRKVLQQAEEKTRNNQGLVLNLALNYGGRTEILDAVKAISSSVAAGLIDIADIDEELFASFLYTANLPDPDLLIRTSGEHRISNFLLWQTSYTELYIIDILWPDFGRLELFQAIDNYQKRERRFGRVGAKGSK, via the coding sequence ATGACCGACGAAATCGAACAACTGCAACGTCGTATCCTCGAAAATCGGGGGACTATTCCGACTCATGTCGCCATTATCATGGACGGCAACGGACGCTGGGCGGCTATGCGGGATAAGCCGCGCACCTACGGCCATGAGGCCGGAGTTAAAGCGGTGAAGGAAGTGGTTAGTGCGGCGGGTGAAATCGGAGTCAAGTATCTCACGCTATACACTTTCTCAGTCGAGAACTGGAAACGCCCACGTGAAGAAGTAGCGGCGTTGATGTCGCTGCTGACTCGAACCACGCGACGGGAAATCAAGGAGTTGATGGAGTCCGATGTCAAGCTGATTACGACCGGACGGATCAACGGCCTCTCAGCGACGCGACGCAAAGTCCTGCAACAAGCTGAGGAAAAAACCCGCAACAACCAGGGACTGGTGTTGAACCTGGCTCTCAATTACGGCGGGCGTACGGAGATTCTCGATGCCGTCAAGGCAATCTCCAGCTCGGTTGCCGCCGGTTTGATCGACATTGCTGATATTGACGAGGAGTTGTTTGCGAGTTTTCTCTACACGGCCAATCTGCCCGATCCGGACTTGTTGATCAGGACTTCGGGTGAGCACCGGATATCGAATTTCCTGCTCTGGCAAACCAGCTATACGGAGCTTTATATAATCGACATCCTCTGGCCCGATTTCGGCCGGCTGGAACTGTTTCAGGCGATCGATAATTACCAGAAGCGTGAGCGACGTTTCGGGCGCGTGGGAGCGAAGGGCTCAAAATGA